tATGCTTTAgccaactctttgtataagggttgagatttggccaactctttgtataagggttggGATATGTATGCCTAAGGCAACACTTGAATAAGAGTTGGCTTTTGTGTAGTCCTAAGACGACAGTTTTGGGGCGACACTTTCCTAAGTATTGGGATAGGCTTGTCAAAATACGCTCTGACCAACTCTTTGTATAAAGGTGTAACGTCCCAAATTTCCTTAATTTCGGCTTTTTTTGAATGTGTAGCACCAAAAtggatttaaaatatgaatattcttaaaattttacatcATCAGTTtgtgaataattatatatattcaaattaaaaaaaacttaatagctTCGAGTGTGAAtaaggtttttaataaaaatgccgcaaaaaatcaatttagttttgggtttaaggtttactgtttagagtttagggattagggattatggtttatggtttaaaatttcagggttttgtgtttatggatttgggGTTTAGGATTTTAGGATTTTGTGATTATGGGTTTGGGTTTtaggattttagggtttttttaatataaatgtttcaaaatttatgttatatatatttaaaaattttaatcataaataagaaaatataaattattatttttcaaataataaaatatcaaaatgggataaatcccaaaagcatacatgaacaattgtttaatgtgcaattgaatatatgaactttaatttgatccagttcttgtaaattattaacacaattattgatataatataattttatatttatatattgcatacataaattttatatttattcaatataaaaaaaattgatgtatttatttttgaaaatgtgtatgattaaatcaaaattaaagttttaagtaTACATTTAAACTACAATTAGAATTTCATattgaaaaaagaaatattttcaaCAATACTAGACCATGCCATACcgatttatcaatttaattcataaaagAGTTGATCATGGTAAAttttaactctcaatatttattttttaatcaatttaattcttattttttgaactaaatttgacattcgactttttaaaaaatgttaaatatcaattttaacagaaatttaactacaaaattaattttttaatgatattgatGTGACAACCTATAAGGTAATACACATGACatgatattatttgttttatatgttaattaaaaaattataaaattttcaaaaatatttaaaaattaaaaatttaatatttttgtccatattTCTGTCAAAAagttcaatatttaaaaattttaaaaataaaataaaagaaaaacttttcACTATATGGCGGCGCAGATTTATTTTCATCCCCTCCCCTAGATCTCCAATTTTCCTCAAATCCCCTTGCccgaaatccctaaaattttCCCCAATTCTCTGCATCAAAGTGCTGCATCTCCGTCGGCAGCCCTCTATTTCATCTTTGTAACGACCCGAAAGTTAGTAGtattaaaaaatctaattttgtGACTTCGTTTTTGTAAATCGatgtcgtaaatatttttattaaataattatggaGTTATGTtgtaggtgaattgaattttgattagATAATTTCGATGCTTTAGTGCTCAAtttaagtatagggactaaatcatgtAAGTGGTAAAAGTATGGCtgttattaaattaaaagctaaattaTAACTAAGagatttatctaataaataaaccattatagtttaatatatgttataaaattttaaaattttatgggaatataaaaatagataataataaaaaaagagggTAAGAAAAactgggaaagaaaaaaaagaaaaggggaagaacctttttcttcttctcaacTTTTTCAAAACGCCGAAACCCTAGAGGAGAAAAGGGGGAAAGAAGTTCTTATAAGATTTTTGTCGAATGACAAAAAGGTTTTTTATTTGCCAGTTTAGATTATATGGTTTGTGAAAACACCCTTCTCTTAGTAGGAAGTCATCCACATAAAATACTGGTCCATTCTTGTACTGCAGGGTCTCTATTCTGCGTCATTTAAGGTTCCGGATGTTTATGGTGTTTTCCAGTTCAAGGTTGAGTACGAAAAGCTTGGGTATACAAGCTTATCCCTTTCAAAACGGGTATCGTATTTTGTTTCTCATGATTCTGGATACAATTTCTCCTTTGAGACTTCTCTTACTAGTTATCTGGAAGAAACTTGCAATAGAAATAGTTCTCAAAAATCAGTATAGGAGAGTGACTGATAGTGATTTATGTAACTAATATTGTTTTTCGTAATTGCTTTTTAGGTTTATCACATCTCatggaaatttttattttacaaataaactatcaaaactttgaattttacGGATTCCAGTCAGGCCATATAGACACAATGAATATGAAAGATTCATACCAACTGCTTATCCCTACTACGGATCCAAGGGGGGCGCGGAGTGATCATCCCTTTAAGTCAGTAGTATTGCAAATGAAAGACAAATCATGTCTttttcttaaaatgaaaaaaaaaagtagtaaTTTATTATCTGAGTCCCAAATCCTTAAGATGAGTAAAATGCTTGTATATTTAGTAGTTGTTCAATGCAGGCACAGGTAAAATTGAACAATATTTTTACAACTAGCCTGATTTTAGTGATCTAATTATGGTTTTAGACCCTTTATTATGTTGAAATTTGGGATCCAGTTTTTCTAATTTGATTTGGCATAATTTAGTCTTTCTACTTTTACAATATTATTGGTAGGTTCAAATGGCTAACAGTActcatttaaaaaagaaaacccgGCTTTGAGATTCAGCTTAGACGAATTGAACACTATTTATTggattttttaagaaaataggcAACTGGTAACGGTGTTTATCAATTTGAATTTACTAAATGGTGTACTCTAACGTTTTGGCCAACTATTGGTATAAGAATTGGTATTTACTGGTTTTGAACTACAGGTTTTCTCTCTCTGTCTCTGATCTCTATAGTTTAAAAAGATTTCAACTTGTTAATAAATTGTTAATAGATGATTAGAGCTGTAAACCGAATTTCAAGTtaatatatttagttttaaaaaacttccatttttcttatttttggcatataagagaatttttttatgtaataactTCTGTGAAGCTAACATTATATTCTACTAATGGTGGTTTTTTATGCAAACCACACACCATCCACTCCGAGGTGGCGCAGTGCTTGATGCTTCCTTCGTTGCCTGTTTCCTGTGGTGCTTCAGATCTGGGCTCTGGCTATTTGACGACCCGGCTGTTGGAGCTTCCAGGTCTTTGAACCGACCTCAAATTAAAGCTCAGGCTAGTTGAGTTGCTGATCTGCTTCGTGAAACTGACTTTTCATATCTGTAAGTGTTTAAAATTCTagtgaatttgaaattttagctcaAATTTTAGTGTTTTCTCAATGCAGTGAAATCTGAAAGAAAATATTTGGACTTCTAAGTCTTTGACATTGTTATTGATTATATAAgctttatctctttttttttaaacaatttgtaTTTATTGGTTAAAGCTCCCACATAGTTGCTATTTGATTTAATTGCTGTTCGGTGTTCGCGAaattgttaaaaggtaaaattatactcgTTTGAAAGAATGATTTATATAGAGAGAGCATATATGATTCTATCATTTATGAAAAAGGTGAAAGTAAAATTATGCGTTTTATGTTAAATAACTGTAATTTTGatttttcagaaaatttttattttttttcccataaacaaaagccaaatataaaaaaaagtaacaaacaacgtaatattaaatgattaattatgGATTTGAGATGCCAATCTTAGGTGTAAGCAAGtgattatatttctttttttttttggtgcagGAATCTTAGGGATGAGGCAGATTCAGTTTCGCATGACCATTTGGAGCCCTTGGAACTTCATGCACAAGTTCTCTAATACAACCCTGCAGCATTTGAGTATGTTACCCCTGGTAAACAAAGTATTCTCGTTTCTCTTGTTCATCTTATCTGATGCCCCTAATAAATGGAAGACTAAAGGAATTGAGCCAATGCATGATAGTTCTTTCTGATATATGTAGATGGGGAAGTCCCTTTACAAAATTAGAGTGTGATTTCTGGAGAGATCACTGAATTATTTCATTAGCTTATTGAAGCCTTTGTAAAATTTTGCTTGAATGATGTCTGATAATGGTAGCGTTTACAGATATGTGGGTTGTTGGTGCTATATTAGTGGAGCTTTTTACTTCATCTCCTATTTTTATTGGTGAAAGGTGATTTATTATTtctgagtttttctttttttaattttagtggaCAATGATGTAGATTAAGCCAACCCTTTTGTGCTGGCAATTATATCTTTTCTCACAGCATAAAAGCATACAAGCAATGCAAATACTTTGATTTGCAACATTTATTCCATAAAAGCATACAGGCATACAAGCATACAAGCCAACACTGTTTATGATCTCTCACTTCATGCATAGAGCTCATATTAACTTCTGTCAGATTTCAGAATATTTGAGTATATCAAATGTGATTCTAAAAATATTctatccctaactttaaggctgtACAGTATCATTACAATTATTCTGTTAGGCtaactatgtgtataaatatgtatgtaatcTCTTGTggaaaatataatagaaaatatcCTGTTTTTCAAATAGTATCAGAGCCTGTTATTTAGCCCGATTTCTGAGATTTTTTAGCCGGTTTCTTTAGCCTGTTTTTTTTCTGACTCCCAACTAGTCCTCAAGTCTATAGAACTTGTTCAGACACAACATGACTGAAATTGTCAAGACCAGTAACACTGGGGAGGGCTCAGAAATTTCTGTAAACAACTCAAATCCAATAAGTGAGTTTCAGAATATCCAAGTAGCCTACAggctaaatgaaaaaaattatctgaAATGGTCCCAACTGGTCCGTACCTTCTTGAAAGGAAGAGGAAAGCTGAGTCACTTACTCGGAACTGGACCTAAAGAAGGGGACCTTAAGTTTGATGCTTGGGATGAACAAGACTTTATGGTAATGTCTTGGTTATGGAACTCTATGATGCCAGAAATCAGTGATACATGCATGTTTCTTAGCACATCCAAAGAAATATGGGAAGCTGTGAAGCAGACTTATTCTAAAGTTCGAGATGCTGCTCAAATTTATGAAATCAAGACTAAGATTTCATCCACCAAGCAAGGAAGTCGATCAATCACGGAGTATTCCAATCTGTTGCAAAGTTTGTGGCAAGAGATGGATCATTACCAGTGCATTCAGATGAAATGCAGTGAAGATGCAGCACTCCTGAAAAGGTTTGTTGAAAAGGATCGAATTTATGATTTTCTTGTTGGActgaatgttgagtttgatgcAATAAGAGTTCAAATACTTGTAAAAGAGGAACTACCATCACTAAATGAAACAATTGCAATTGTTCGTgctgaggaaggaagaagaggaGTTATGGTGGAGAACAATCAAGTGGATAGTTCAGCCTTGGTTACTAATGCTGTAAATGAGAGGAGATTTGGCCTAGAGC
The Gossypium hirsutum isolate 1008001.06 chromosome A07, Gossypium_hirsutum_v2.1, whole genome shotgun sequence genome window above contains:
- the LOC107955494 gene encoding uncharacterized protein — protein: MTEIVKTSNTGEGSEISVNNSNPISEFQNIQVAYRLNEKNYLKWSQLVRTFLKGRGKLSHLLGTGPKEGDLKFDAWDEQDFMVMSWLWNSMMPEISDTCMFLSTSKEIWEAVKQTYSKVRDAAQIYEIKTKISSTKQGSRSITEYSNLLQSLWQEMDHYQCIQMKCSEDAALLKRFVEKDRIYDFLVGLNVEFDAIRVQILVKEELPSLNETIAIVRAEEGRRGVMVENNQVDSSALVTNAVNERRFGLEQPTSEDNRQIERTKSFNKDSVWCTYCKKARHTKGRCWKLHGKPQTTNKNFSKKGGQSKGQGRANTARQLDKKNSSQELLIEFNKEIEKLKNLLGSLEKTSSTGTCSLAFSGISSPQSSKVSNTDTKSSWVIDSGATDHMTHSSQIFFSYTPCSSVTDLGFLPHNPCGLRQFLTPKTPKSA